In Rickettsiella endosymbiont of Aleochara curtula, one genomic interval encodes:
- a CDS encoding ankyrin repeat domain-containing protein — protein MPSYTAISKSDFDDRYSKLSEVVNREYNLDTPFLDSLLPLFSSNINKLTTQEDLDKKFFVLNKDENYKSFLHKAAAENNLRLIIYLEKTNHDIDLTDGLHRTALYVACDQLKLNAVQALLLRGANPNIGNTQLVAGIRGDRTPLNAVINSELIDSSLVVANANNERIAAIITKKLIDAGADVNLQTGEENFSALHRAILNRKPLILQEIINSDKANYELVSNDRDTILHMLVDYRSKDEKENGQAKMHEEKQMLDLLLPHINSIDEQDKNGNTALHTAVINSNVDVVETLYKKDYFFTGIEKLFRIPNNNGNTVLHLAIQEAHRGPKILALLMRVATEDDLNAKNNAGESPKELAIRLINQRVSLQNLLQNITIGKENLDDAIVEHGSEIDELNALRDVNQLKEALIELNEYKLNGQSIHNKASKQFTVNIEYVIHLIDEVNKNHASLFTDNLNSLSALKNIVATTHQFVMGATTEFKEIFEDTYLNSLNSVQQTEYLAWKNEQLKLPSSFLNQEIIDPNLLNAHSEHYFVAGELAYRDGFNFYNQGNYDEAIRRLRVSTVAFRTHYPQHRALANSYLQLGKAYQAKNDLINARENFKKSINIYTHLKEYSELETTYQNLAETYINDRKAALDYETDNQNKLLANSETEKLQAHLALAGLYKQIKEHPDAFSLLEDDLSAYESFHYKESYKLTQGNLDNDAHVVLQSEFGIAQHEKLGTYNIKQCVAVIVYDPFTQKVVLSHFDKFSGPLSFIDQIRQEFPGESKLDFYLTGGRDREVGKQISDSNIDQVLKQIYAYKERFDIKATDIGDKFSPEAIVFDVESRELRQGMPNHPDSSLNSRVANFLIQERKDDYLRPPNVVDFTKSEIERTKTFTQEQEEKINGEYTDFEQEIDQTQGWNHDSKFFLLMESKKEVAGFNPDFNTGLLRKHHYSGAPVYYQPGLPPLARPNEENGLNALDNLHIDEQLNNPILLDPIINQANHEVIPIDDLDSINVNDLVGAGFCMGRSRREIDTRFKREAICVFDSEKIIEKIKVYPESKRSDILQKLEAEKPEIGGSKQAELTTLINNHRVTQHLNTVGKFSSHLIDGMFSEEAVAGLFKGDPTAAVKLAGLNLVNRALLKGSELLEQKRLLALATGMKGLGFGLGARVITKGTSLLAGYDLYNQIKALQNNTNSTDAIVGIVSDGIQIGTDLLRGGIEVAEISSERFAAMGISVIAGPAGEIVVTAVMLGDRIYDDVEIVDKEDHHVHLSGWEKFKEGGRAFLFFSPAVYISRMIEKAAEYERKLAIQSKLFEQIPEIKHIIIPAIERKGEKCRVVIGEQTCTGGGLLFPPTCTNEKTVCDPIYTDVLYNAVYFQNKLIGFELTRLRITVPAGSELLCVPTENDGSGEVLSEQGAYACDDAIGLTNTNNTVGEIAYFNLGLGEDHAVGFERTPNVFMVNNGAKDFKGGEGDDSFIVQATQIWTARPKDREGIGGLNGAEGSDSLILSGFQPTTDRIEINLNEGYLQAGNNTLALNSIEKLVGGAFPVSITAACGTEMIDMAGGLTVNNPNTLLIPCNANCDYDLKMHLHPNTNVTNAAAIGNFTYYILPGNGLVSVDLTATENYPNTQHQFVFNTPISEVSSKVFASKSTNEQLQTMKLNFIAGLEFQLNTNLSNNTRLHFVDSETSAEFKMGKQNGYVFLTTKLNIEDIMRIYPAVASRLNIIFIINTSENETVIIGHQGQEVMRNNLRAQRTHLHGNGGEGLFVMDANSSRDFRSQLPLNEVIIYHAKNDTHIDSLDFRKLHNQIQILNATAEIFFRTSNRINKLGNDVLLQLVMKPKNSERRINIINICLKDALINQWYKQYLHVVLNIAPNMIVGPRSNLYLKPIDFHIKAESMSIGVKDIEENTIIIIPEGNDSDNFAFYHHNRTNLIFTNSLNNLSVGFTPITILFKNFYQEPKLATLVIKFANTHTKIRLRNKVTNNQIADFDMAWKTHTQALQKDSLAIINSDRSFSSVIKNVSSSRLWHDRYFSNDINASLIEIPTDVNSIEDNELSVSRRRRDVERLLDSVSSNAAAHHNGIIQKTFKAVNSVMNSLFSSNFEDKILDMADHYEKSQYPIKALSKGAKHSRRKAVKSPVKQVNDSTKQKILESPRQVQNLVLPNKTFKKTDRIQAHKKSAVAETCKRTSLFKPVQTKESYNPQNTRENKQNSYANHNQIKLGQITSGNLHKIGHQAKHLHSKSLVKVSLAGENHQHSYQQARQQAGKSGISQVTASSNVNATLLLFNVMSRYKCQQPLNAKVARWSEQVDRQKQKISGKPMGLRL, from the coding sequence ATGCCATCCTATACAGCTATTTCAAAATCAGATTTTGATGACAGATATAGCAAATTATCAGAAGTTGTAAATAGGGAATATAATTTGGATACACCCTTCTTGGATTCACTCCTTCCTTTATTTAGTTCAAATATTAATAAGCTAACGACTCAAGAAGATCTCGATAAAAAATTTTTTGTTTTAAATAAAGACGAAAATTACAAGTCTTTTTTACATAAGGCTGCAGCAGAAAACAATCTTAGACTTATAATTTACCTTGAAAAAACGAACCATGATATTGATCTGACGGATGGATTGCATAGAACAGCTTTATATGTAGCGTGTGATCAATTAAAGCTTAATGCTGTGCAGGCATTACTATTACGTGGTGCAAATCCTAACATAGGGAATACTCAATTAGTGGCCGGGATTCGAGGCGACAGAACTCCCCTCAATGCGGTTATCAATTCTGAACTTATTGATTCTAGTCTTGTTGTGGCTAATGCAAATAACGAGCGAATTGCAGCGATTATTACCAAAAAACTTATTGACGCAGGAGCCGATGTTAATCTACAAACGGGCGAGGAGAATTTTTCTGCATTACATCGTGCGATTTTAAATAGAAAGCCTTTAATTCTACAAGAAATAATCAATTCAGATAAAGCAAATTATGAACTTGTTAGCAATGACAGAGATACCATTTTGCATATGTTGGTTGATTATAGAAGTAAGGATGAAAAAGAAAATGGGCAAGCTAAGATGCATGAAGAGAAGCAGATGCTCGATCTGCTTTTACCACATATCAATAGTATTGATGAGCAAGATAAAAATGGGAATACGGCGCTGCATACAGCAGTCATTAATAGTAATGTGGATGTAGTAGAAACATTGTATAAAAAAGATTATTTTTTTACTGGAATTGAAAAACTTTTTCGAATACCAAACAATAATGGAAACACAGTTTTACATTTAGCGATTCAAGAAGCTCATCGAGGACCGAAAATATTAGCACTGTTAATGAGAGTCGCTACGGAAGATGATTTAAACGCTAAAAATAACGCGGGCGAATCCCCTAAAGAATTGGCGATTCGTTTAATTAATCAAAGGGTATCATTGCAAAATTTACTGCAAAATATAACAATCGGAAAAGAAAATCTAGATGACGCAATAGTCGAACATGGGTCCGAGATTGATGAATTAAATGCACTTAGAGATGTAAATCAATTAAAAGAAGCGTTAATAGAATTAAATGAATATAAGTTAAATGGTCAATCGATACACAACAAAGCTTCAAAACAATTCACCGTTAACATTGAGTATGTCATTCACTTAATAGATGAAGTAAATAAAAATCATGCTTCTTTGTTTACCGATAATTTAAATAGTTTAAGTGCTTTGAAAAATATCGTGGCGACGACACATCAATTTGTTATGGGAGCCACTACGGAGTTTAAGGAGATTTTTGAGGATACTTATCTCAATTCATTAAACAGTGTGCAACAAACTGAATACCTTGCATGGAAAAATGAACAATTAAAATTACCGAGTAGTTTTTTAAATCAAGAAATTATTGATCCCAACTTGCTTAATGCTCACAGCGAACATTATTTTGTGGCAGGTGAGTTGGCATATCGGGATGGCTTTAATTTTTATAACCAAGGCAATTATGACGAAGCCATACGCAGACTGCGTGTATCGACGGTGGCGTTTAGGACACACTATCCTCAGCATCGTGCATTAGCTAATAGTTATCTGCAGTTGGGTAAAGCCTATCAAGCAAAAAATGATCTCATAAATGCGCGAGAAAATTTCAAGAAAAGTATCAATATTTATACCCATTTAAAGGAATACTCTGAGCTTGAAACGACTTATCAAAATTTAGCGGAGACTTATATCAATGACAGAAAAGCAGCTCTCGATTATGAAACTGATAATCAGAATAAACTGCTTGCAAATTCAGAGACTGAAAAGTTACAAGCACATTTAGCTTTAGCCGGTCTTTACAAACAAATTAAGGAACATCCTGATGCTTTTTCTTTATTAGAAGATGATTTAAGTGCGTACGAATCTTTTCATTACAAAGAATCCTATAAACTTACCCAAGGAAATCTGGATAACGATGCCCATGTAGTTTTGCAGAGTGAGTTTGGAATAGCTCAACATGAAAAATTAGGTACCTATAATATCAAACAATGTGTTGCTGTGATTGTCTATGATCCATTTACGCAAAAAGTAGTTTTATCACATTTTGATAAATTTTCTGGGCCATTAAGTTTTATTGACCAAATTCGCCAGGAATTTCCTGGGGAATCGAAGTTAGATTTTTATCTCACTGGAGGTCGAGATCGTGAGGTTGGAAAACAAATATCTGATAGCAATATTGATCAGGTTCTCAAACAAATATATGCCTACAAAGAGCGTTTTGATATTAAGGCAACCGACATTGGGGATAAATTTTCTCCCGAAGCGATAGTATTTGATGTGGAATCCAGAGAATTAAGACAGGGCATGCCTAATCATCCTGACTCTAGTCTTAATTCAAGAGTAGCCAATTTTCTAATACAAGAGAGAAAAGATGATTATTTACGCCCACCCAATGTTGTAGATTTTACTAAAAGTGAAATAGAAAGAACGAAAACTTTTACTCAAGAGCAGGAAGAGAAAATTAATGGGGAGTATACAGATTTTGAACAAGAAATAGATCAAACCCAAGGCTGGAATCATGATTCAAAATTTTTCCTTTTAATGGAGTCGAAGAAAGAGGTAGCTGGATTCAACCCAGATTTTAATACAGGATTATTAAGAAAACACCACTATAGTGGTGCGCCTGTATACTATCAACCGGGTTTACCTCCTTTGGCTCGACCGAATGAAGAAAATGGTTTAAATGCATTGGATAATCTACATATAGATGAACAGTTGAATAATCCTATCCTACTCGATCCAATAATAAATCAAGCCAATCACGAGGTAATACCCATAGATGATTTGGATAGTATCAATGTTAATGATCTGGTAGGTGCCGGATTCTGCATGGGTAGAAGCAGACGAGAAATAGATACTAGATTTAAGCGAGAAGCTATTTGTGTATTTGATAGCGAAAAAATTATTGAAAAAATTAAAGTTTATCCAGAGAGCAAACGATCCGACATATTACAGAAACTTGAAGCCGAAAAACCGGAAATAGGCGGAAGCAAGCAAGCAGAATTAACAACGTTAATTAATAATCATAGAGTGACGCAGCATTTGAATACAGTTGGAAAATTTTCTTCGCATTTAATCGATGGCATGTTCAGTGAAGAGGCAGTGGCAGGTTTATTTAAAGGAGATCCTACAGCAGCGGTTAAACTTGCGGGTTTAAACTTAGTAAATCGTGCGCTGCTAAAAGGATCCGAGCTGCTGGAGCAAAAGAGGCTGCTTGCTCTTGCAACCGGAATGAAAGGTTTAGGTTTTGGATTAGGTGCACGCGTAATCACCAAAGGAACATCCTTATTAGCCGGGTACGATTTATATAATCAAATTAAAGCCTTGCAAAACAACACTAATAGTACCGATGCGATAGTTGGAATTGTAAGTGATGGCATTCAAATAGGCACTGATTTGCTAAGGGGAGGCATAGAGGTTGCTGAGATAAGTTCAGAAAGATTTGCTGCAATGGGGATTTCGGTTATAGCAGGGCCTGCCGGAGAAATAGTGGTAACTGCGGTCATGTTAGGAGATAGAATTTATGATGATGTTGAAATAGTTGATAAAGAAGATCATCACGTTCATTTATCCGGTTGGGAAAAGTTTAAAGAAGGAGGACGAGCTTTTTTATTTTTTTCTCCTGCAGTATACATAAGTAGAATGATCGAAAAAGCAGCGGAATATGAGCGTAAACTTGCTATACAGTCCAAATTATTCGAACAAATTCCAGAAATTAAACACATTATTATTCCGGCCATCGAAAGAAAGGGTGAAAAATGTCGTGTTGTTATTGGAGAACAAACTTGTACTGGAGGCGGACTCCTTTTTCCTCCTACTTGTACCAATGAAAAAACGGTATGTGATCCCATTTACACTGACGTCTTATATAATGCTGTTTATTTCCAAAATAAACTTATAGGTTTTGAATTAACCCGATTAAGAATTACAGTTCCAGCAGGAAGTGAATTGCTGTGTGTACCCACTGAAAATGATGGCAGTGGTGAGGTACTTTCCGAGCAAGGCGCTTATGCGTGTGACGATGCCATTGGACTTACCAATACTAACAACACTGTGGGAGAAATTGCCTATTTCAATCTAGGTCTAGGAGAAGATCATGCAGTGGGTTTTGAGCGCACTCCAAATGTTTTTATGGTCAATAATGGCGCTAAAGATTTTAAAGGTGGTGAAGGCGATGACAGTTTTATAGTACAAGCAACACAAATTTGGACTGCGCGTCCCAAGGACAGAGAAGGAATCGGTGGTTTAAATGGAGCAGAAGGATCCGATAGTTTAATCCTATCTGGATTTCAACCCACAACCGATAGAATAGAAATCAATTTGAATGAAGGTTATTTGCAAGCTGGAAATAATACACTAGCGCTTAACAGTATAGAAAAACTCGTGGGCGGGGCTTTTCCTGTTTCAATTACCGCAGCTTGTGGTACAGAAATGATTGATATGGCTGGCGGCCTAACTGTAAACAATCCGAATACTCTTTTAATTCCTTGTAATGCGAATTGTGATTACGATTTGAAAATGCATTTGCATCCGAATACTAATGTAACTAATGCGGCAGCAATCGGTAACTTTACTTATTATATTTTACCTGGTAATGGATTGGTTTCAGTTGATTTAACGGCTACTGAGAATTATCCGAACACGCAACACCAATTTGTTTTTAATACACCAATTTCTGAAGTATCTTCTAAAGTATTTGCTAGCAAATCTACAAATGAGCAGTTACAAACTATGAAATTAAATTTCATAGCAGGTTTGGAATTTCAATTAAATACTAATTTATCTAATAACACGCGCTTGCATTTTGTAGATAGTGAGACTAGCGCTGAATTCAAAATGGGTAAACAAAATGGCTATGTTTTTCTTACGACGAAGCTAAACATAGAAGATATTATGCGCATTTATCCGGCTGTTGCCTCCCGTTTAAACATAATTTTTATAATAAATACATCCGAAAATGAGACAGTGATTATTGGTCATCAAGGGCAAGAGGTGATGCGAAATAATCTACGTGCACAAAGAACGCATCTGCATGGCAATGGCGGCGAAGGTCTTTTTGTTATGGACGCAAATTCTTCTAGAGATTTTCGCTCACAATTACCTCTCAATGAAGTGATTATTTATCATGCTAAAAATGATACACATATTGATAGTTTAGATTTTCGAAAACTTCATAACCAAATTCAAATATTAAATGCAACGGCTGAGATTTTCTTCAGAACGTCTAATAGAATAAATAAATTAGGTAATGATGTATTACTGCAATTGGTTATGAAGCCAAAAAATTCTGAACGTAGAATTAATATTATAAACATTTGTTTGAAAGATGCATTAATCAATCAATGGTATAAACAATATTTACATGTTGTATTAAATATTGCGCCAAATATGATAGTAGGGCCACGCTCGAATTTGTATTTAAAACCAATTGATTTCCATATAAAAGCTGAAAGTATGAGCATAGGAGTTAAAGATATAGAAGAAAATACAATTATTATTATTCCTGAGGGAAATGATTCAGATAATTTTGCTTTTTATCATCACAATCGAACGAATTTAATATTTACCAATAGTTTAAATAATTTATCAGTTGGGTTTACACCTATAACGATATTATTTAAAAATTTTTATCAAGAACCTAAGTTAGCTACATTAGTCATTAAGTTTGCCAATACCCATACAAAAATAAGACTTAGAAATAAAGTAACGAATAATCAGATCGCCGATTTTGATATGGCATGGAAAACACACACGCAAGCTTTGCAAAAAGATTCTTTAGCGATTATTAACAGCGATCGGAGTTTTTCTTCTGTAATTAAGAATGTTAGCAGTAGCCGCTTATGGCATGATCGTTACTTCAGTAACGATATTAATGCTAGCTTAATTGAAATACCAACTGATGTTAATTCTATAGAAGATAATGAATTAAGTGTTTCTAGAAGACGTCGAGATGTTGAAAGATTATTAGATTCTGTATCAAGCAATGCTGCTGCACATCATAATGGAATAATACAAAAGACATTTAAGGCGGTTAATAGCGTCATGAATTCTCTTTTTTCAAGTAATTTTGAAGATAAAATCTTAGATATGGCAGATCATTATGAAAAAAGTCAATATCCAATAAAAGCGCTCTCTAAAGGAGCTAAGCATTCTAGAAGAAAAGCTGTGAAATCGCCTGTAAAACAAGTAAATGACAGTACTAAACAAAAAATTTTAGAGTCACCGAGACAAGTACAAAATCTTGTTTTACCCAATAAAACCTTTAAAAAAACTGATCGTATCCAAGCTCATAAAAAATCGGCTGTTGCTGAAACGTGTAAAAGAACTTCTCTATTTAAACCAGTGCAAACTAAAGAAAGTTATAATCCACAAAACACTAGGGAAAATAAACAAAATAGCTATGCAAATCATAATCAAATTAAGCTGGGTCAGATAACTTCGGGGAACTTACATAAGATAGGGCATCAAGCTAAGCACTTACATTCAAAATCGTTAGTTAAAGTTAGCTTAGCTGGAGAAAACCATCAGCATAGTTATCAGCAGGCCCGGCAACAGGCAGGTAAGTCAGGTATATCACAGGTTACAGCGAGCAGTAATGTGAATGCGACACTTTTACTTTTTAATGTTATGTCACGATATAAATGTCAACAACCGCTAAATGCTAAAGTAGCTCGTTGGAGTGAACAGGTAGATAGGCAAAAACAAAAAATATCCGGAAAACCTATGGGTTTACGTCTCTAG
- the lpxK gene encoding tetraacyldisaccharide 4'-kinase — protein sequence MLKIWQKKNFLVYLLWPFSLVYGCVIFLRRKFYQLHILKTNYFSVPVIVVGNITVGGTGKTPVVIALARFLKDKGWRPGIISRGYGGNTQHFPCLVHQNSNAREVGDEPLLIARHTACPTIIDPDRSRGTKSLLKRSNCNIVISDDGLQHLSLGRNIEIVVVDGDRRFGNNFCLPAGPLREPASRLNSVDFVISKGMAQTNEFKLSLIPDYFYQLIQTKNKKSKEFFLEKKIHAVAGIGNPDQFFRTLRKLGLKIVEHPFPDHYLFKLRDFNYGKDAIIIMTEKDAVKCVGFVDARLWCLRTKTELDNNFLNAILNQVTAIDENLKSSSN from the coding sequence ATGTTAAAAATTTGGCAGAAAAAAAACTTTTTGGTTTATTTGCTTTGGCCATTCTCGCTCGTTTATGGCTGTGTTATTTTTTTACGTCGTAAATTTTATCAATTGCATATTTTAAAAACAAATTATTTTTCAGTCCCTGTCATTGTCGTCGGAAATATTACTGTCGGAGGAACGGGTAAAACACCGGTTGTTATCGCATTAGCTCGATTTTTAAAAGATAAAGGCTGGCGACCAGGAATTATCAGTCGTGGCTATGGTGGTAATACGCAGCATTTTCCTTGCTTAGTACATCAAAACAGTAATGCCCGCGAAGTGGGTGATGAACCTTTATTAATTGCTCGGCATACGGCATGTCCAACTATCATCGATCCTGATCGCAGCCGCGGCACTAAGAGTCTATTGAAACGTTCGAATTGCAATATTGTCATTAGTGACGATGGTCTGCAACACTTAAGCTTAGGTAGAAACATAGAAATTGTTGTTGTCGATGGCGATAGACGTTTTGGGAATAATTTTTGTTTACCGGCAGGGCCCTTGCGAGAACCTGCCTCACGCTTAAATTCCGTTGATTTTGTTATTAGCAAAGGAATGGCTCAGACCAACGAATTTAAACTTTCCTTGATTCCTGACTATTTTTATCAGCTCATTCAAACTAAAAATAAAAAATCAAAAGAATTTTTTCTTGAAAAAAAAATACATGCTGTAGCAGGCATAGGTAATCCCGATCAATTTTTTAGGACTTTACGCAAACTAGGCCTTAAGATCGTTGAGCATCCCTTCCCGGATCATTATCTTTTTAAACTACGGGATTTTAATTATGGCAAGGATGCCATTATAATAATGACCGAAAAAGATGCGGTAAAATGTGTAGGTTTTGTTGATGCCCGGCTTTGGTGCTTAAGAACTAAAACAGAGTTAGACAACAATTTTTTAAATGCCATATTGAATCAAGTTACTGCAATAGATGAAAATCTAAAATCTTCTTCAAACTAG
- a CDS encoding MFS transporter has translation MQIEKKHFTAHHGYPWLVIALAAAFLFYKYILQVSPSIMTDDLMRVFHIQGTGLGNLTASFFYSFLLAQLFVGILLDRYSPRLLTTIAILLCAAGIYIFSEAHSLNIATWSRALMGVGAAFATVSYMKMTSLWFKPSQFAFVGGLLATAAMLGAVAGQLPLSFAVSTFGWRQSLYLCAISGLILAGLFYLIVRDKPVGALSQTGSVDKFSMHDVWMVLSNKQNWLITLYSGFAFAPIDGFAGLWCIPFLKETYQVSHTQAAGLGSLIFLGLAFGSPLLGLWSDRINKRLSVMLINACIALVTITLIIYVNHFPLWLLGTLLFIFGFSTGAFMLGFALGRELNKITVAATIIALINTGEIIFSALTQPLIGKLLDAHWQGKLIAGVHYFSAIEYRHALSILPIYILLALILLFFIRESNSQQVDR, from the coding sequence ATGCAGATTGAAAAGAAACATTTTACCGCCCACCATGGATATCCTTGGTTAGTTATCGCACTAGCCGCCGCTTTTTTATTTTATAAATATATCTTGCAAGTCTCACCTAGCATAATGACTGATGATTTGATGCGAGTGTTTCATATCCAAGGAACAGGTTTAGGTAATTTAACCGCTAGTTTTTTTTATTCTTTTTTATTAGCGCAGCTGTTTGTAGGTATTTTATTAGATCGCTATAGTCCGCGCTTATTAACCACTATCGCTATTCTTTTATGTGCCGCAGGGATTTATATTTTTTCTGAGGCGCACAGTTTAAATATAGCCACTTGGTCTCGGGCATTAATGGGTGTCGGTGCCGCTTTTGCTACCGTCAGTTATATGAAGATGACAAGTCTATGGTTTAAGCCGAGTCAATTTGCCTTTGTTGGAGGGTTACTGGCGACTGCAGCGATGTTGGGTGCAGTTGCCGGTCAGTTACCCTTGTCTTTCGCGGTTAGCACCTTCGGTTGGCGGCAGAGTTTATATTTGTGTGCGATAAGTGGGTTAATTCTAGCCGGTTTATTTTATTTAATCGTACGCGACAAACCGGTTGGAGCATTAAGCCAAACCGGAAGTGTAGATAAGTTTTCAATGCATGATGTTTGGATGGTACTGAGTAATAAACAAAATTGGTTAATTACACTCTATAGTGGATTCGCTTTTGCACCGATTGATGGTTTTGCAGGTCTTTGGTGTATTCCATTTCTAAAAGAAACTTATCAGGTGTCACACACACAAGCGGCAGGTTTGGGGTCTTTAATTTTTTTAGGTTTAGCCTTTGGTAGTCCTCTATTGGGCTTGTGGTCGGATCGAATCAATAAACGGCTGTCGGTGATGTTGATTAATGCCTGTATAGCGTTAGTTACGATTACATTGATAATTTATGTAAATCATTTTCCGCTTTGGTTATTGGGAACTTTATTATTTATATTTGGTTTCAGTACCGGTGCATTTATGCTCGGTTTTGCCTTAGGTAGAGAATTAAATAAAATAACCGTTGCGGCAACCATAATCGCCTTAATCAATACCGGTGAGATTATCTTTAGTGCGTTGACGCAACCATTAATAGGAAAATTATTAGATGCGCATTGGCAGGGTAAGTTGATTGCAGGTGTGCATTATTTTTCGGCCATAGAATATCGTCACGCGTTAAGTATCTTGCCGATCTATATTTTACTGGCCCTAATCTTGTTATTTTTTATTCGTGAATCGAATTCACAGCAAGTAGATAGGTAA
- the ccmD gene encoding heme exporter protein CcmD: MKDYHFYLWIAYLSTAAILLINLLTPLIRHYKLFKKKRSITSLIPKK; the protein is encoded by the coding sequence ATGAAAGATTATCATTTCTATTTATGGATAGCCTACCTCTCTACGGCTGCAATTCTGTTAATTAATCTGTTAACTCCCCTGATCCGGCATTATAAATTATTTAAGAAAAAGCGAAGTATTACTTCATTAATACCAAAAAAATAA
- the pdxY gene encoding pyridoxal kinase PdxY, with protein MNILSIQSHVSYGYVGNKAATFPLQAMGFEVWPVNTVQFSNHTGYGHWQGNICTAQQVRAVIHGLVSLDLARQCDAILSGYIGDKEIGHVILETVQKFRQANPKLIYLCDPVMATPNGKACFVKPDIPDFFRNQSLTVASIITPNHFEAEYLYQKEIDNLNALKKAVHFFHKQGILIVIVTSLNLKEKNKFNSDESIAFLSSKSGQWLAVMSTPNIPKSINGTGDLFSALYLGHLLLTRDPLAAFRLALNKTYQVIQATHTANSRELNIIDNDYKQAAPDYVMLQQIK; from the coding sequence ATGAATATTTTATCGATACAATCCCATGTCAGTTATGGCTATGTTGGGAATAAAGCGGCTACCTTTCCCTTACAAGCGATGGGATTTGAAGTATGGCCCGTCAACACCGTACAATTTTCCAATCATACCGGCTATGGCCATTGGCAAGGCAATATTTGCACTGCACAGCAAGTACGTGCTGTCATACATGGCTTAGTCTCCTTAGATCTAGCAAGACAGTGTGATGCGATTTTATCCGGATATATTGGTGATAAAGAAATTGGCCATGTTATCCTTGAAACCGTGCAGAAATTTCGACAAGCAAATCCTAAGCTTATTTATCTATGCGATCCGGTAATGGCTACACCGAATGGTAAAGCTTGCTTTGTTAAACCTGATATTCCGGATTTCTTTCGCAATCAAAGTTTAACGGTAGCCAGTATCATTACGCCCAATCATTTTGAAGCAGAATATTTATATCAAAAAGAAATTGATAATTTAAACGCTTTAAAAAAAGCAGTGCATTTTTTTCATAAGCAAGGAATACTTATTGTCATCGTAACCAGCTTAAACTTAAAAGAAAAAAATAAGTTTAATTCTGATGAGTCCATTGCTTTTCTTTCGAGCAAATCCGGACAATGGCTCGCTGTAATGTCAACTCCAAACATTCCAAAATCTATCAATGGCACGGGAGATCTTTTTTCAGCGCTATATTTAGGCCATTTATTATTAACTCGAGATCCTCTAGCAGCTTTTAGATTAGCATTAAATAAAACTTATCAAGTGATTCAAGCCACTCATACAGCAAATAGCCGCGAATTAAATATTATTGACAATGATTATAAGCAAGCTGCTCCAGATTATGTTATGCTACAACAGATAAAATAA
- a CDS encoding spore coat U domain-containing protein produces the protein MLSSLIKVSMSILLCLIFQDAKCLTITNTLAVMATIGGGANCTFGSTSNMKFPNYYPLNSNPDYATGNVTVTCIPNLAYDIGIDKGQGAGATENHRLLTKQAGNQQLNYGLFQDAGHQHMYGTVIGQNTLHQIATGSTEVITIYGEIPRNQAVGAGTYLDRVTIFVTF, from the coding sequence ATGCTTTCTTCTTTGATCAAGGTTTCAATGAGTATTTTACTCTGTTTGATTTTCCAAGACGCCAAATGTTTAACTATTACTAATACCTTAGCGGTTATGGCAACCATAGGTGGCGGGGCGAATTGTACATTTGGCTCAACCAGCAATATGAAATTTCCTAATTATTATCCACTCAATTCTAATCCAGATTATGCTACAGGTAACGTGACAGTTACCTGTATACCGAATTTAGCCTATGATATAGGTATCGATAAAGGACAAGGCGCAGGCGCAACAGAAAATCATCGACTGTTAACCAAACAAGCAGGAAATCAACAATTAAATTACGGTCTTTTCCAAGATGCCGGTCATCAACACATGTACGGTACCGTGATAGGGCAAAATACCTTGCATCAGATAGCCACAGGGTCTACAGAGGTGATAACTATTTATGGGGAAATTCCTAGAAATCAAGCGGTTGGTGCAGGTACTTATTTAGATCGAGTGACTATTTTTGTCACCTTTTAA